Genomic window (Eublepharis macularius isolate TG4126 chromosome 6, MPM_Emac_v1.0, whole genome shotgun sequence):
GGCTGAACTGTACATTAAGAATGGTTATTGTGTTCTGCTAATCTAAACTTTACCAAGTTGCATCTTTGCCAAGCTTATCTTCCTTACTGTAATTTGCATAGgatctctttttgtgtgtgtgtgtgggggggtctaaCTTGATTTCTGTCttctgaagagcaagattcaggtccagtagcaccttaaagataactagattttctgggtataagctttcgcgagtcagatctcccttcatcagacactaggagtgaaaaaaggaaggagtctttataatcgaGGCAGAGAGTGGAAcaggtattgtaaattagagtgtcaggaaacttgctataatacatgttgtagttaACTTAATAGAGCCAGGGTACAAAGTACAGAAAaatagcatctgtaatgcaaggaAAATCCTATGTCCTGATTCTATCTCTTCTGAAGCTTATCTCAATTACCAACTAAACTAAatcttggctgaatccacactaccttccCCTTCGCATTTCTTCCGCTTGTCTTCTGTTGTTCTCCAGCGCGCATTTCCCCCTTTGGTGTTCTCACACCCTTTCCGATAGCGGATGTTGCGCGCCGAATTCTGTTCACATCTCCGTTAGAAATGCGCTTTTCGGGGCGTGTCCTTCCATCGCAtacgcgatgacatcactacgcattttttaaaaaattgttgtttATTTCCGATATATCGATAGTTTGTTGGTATGTGTAGTCGATTGCCCCTAATTTTCACTTTGGGTTAGGTCCGTCGTTTGCAACATTCATTACACCAACACGCATTTCTCCCAAAAGTTTATTTTATTCCGTACTGACAATATATCGGCAACTTGAAATTGCGAGGACCAACCCACCAAGTGTTCAGCGATAGGATGCCCACGTTTCACGTCAGCGCTCCTTCCAACTATTGGTCCCCTTTTCAGCGCGGGTGAATTTGAATCGGCATAAAAGCCGTGCGCTGTGCGTttttcctttgtgggtagttAGAGCGGTGGGCGATCACTATGGCTCCAAGAGAGACGGTTCTGTTTCTGATCGGACAAGTGGTTGCCATGTTGCTTCGTTGCAGTTCAGAGATGTTTCGATCTTACAGTCGATACATCGCTCGTTCGAATCGTGCGACTGCTCGATTCCTTCATCAAAGAAGACGCATCCGTCGTCGCCTGCTTGCCTTTGCATCCCGACGCCGTCGCCGGATCCGAGCTGAAGGGAATGACCCTGCGTTACAGTGGTGTTCTGTGGCTGAGTTGAATGATCCCAGAGATTGCTGGGTCTATCCACGAAGCGATCACTGGTGGGAGCGGATAGTGCTCCAAGTCTGGGATGACCACGAATGGATCTGCCGATTCCGAATGTCCCGCAGCACCTTTGGCTATCTTGTTTCTGTGCTTCGACCTCGTCTGGAGAGGCAACGGACCACGTTTCGAGAAGCCATATctgtggagaagagggtggctgTGGCTGTGTGGTTCCTGGCAAGCGGCTCCACTTACCAGGTGGCAAGTGACATCTTCGGGGTCGGTCGCTCCACCGTCGCCAGTCTGGTGATTGAATTCTGTCTGGCCGTCGAGCACAAGCTGCTTTCGAAGACCGTTCGGCTAGGGACCAACGTTGGGAGGGTAATGTCTTTCTGTTAGTTCATTAAACCGTTATATCGACACCGGTAGACATTGAATAATTCCTGACTTTAATTACAGAGGGCTGCACCATCCACCACttgcgtgtctgtgtgtgtgtgtgccttaaCATTTCCAAAAAGAGTGTGAGTGTAACTTGTGAAAGTTTTCTTGTCACTGGCTTTGCACAATGAAGTTGACATGGTATGGTCCTGCCTCATTGCTGACATGAACTGTCTTCTCATTGACATGTGATTCCCATATGATGGTTATGGAGAAAGCAATTAGATGTGGTTCATTGAATGCCTTTGTTTCACATCTTGACTGGTTTgcattttttatttccttttcagaTAATGGACGGTTTCCTGCAACTTGGGATGCCACACTGCATTGGGGCCATTGATGGCACACacatccccatatgttcccctggaggaaggcCCGACCAGTATGGTAACCGTAAAAGTTATTCATCAATCCTTCTCCAGGGAACTGTTGATCACCGGGGAAGGTTCATCGATGCGGAGATTGGGTGGAGTGGTCGAAATCACGACGCCTTCGTCTTCACTCACTCCGCATTCTGTGTTGCTATGGACTCTGGGTCCTTtgtgcctggcaatcctaccatcTGTGTCGATGGAGTTCATGTGCCTCCCTTGGTGCTTGCAGATGGTGCCTACCCGATGCGCCGTTGGCTGTTGAAGCCATTCGGAAGATTTGCGGAAACAGAGGCACATAGGAGGTTTGACCGGTGTCTTGCTAGAGCACGCAATCGGGTGGAGTGTGCTTTCGGCCGCTTGAAGGCCAGGTTCAGGTGCCTGTCCCACAGACTATTGGCCAGAGAACAAAACGTGGTGTCAATTGTCACCGCCTGCGTGGTCCTCCACAACCTCTGTGAGGATAGGGGGCACGACATCGTTGGAGGGGTGGGCGATGTAGACCCACTGCTCATCTCCAGGGTGGCAGGACAAGATGGGGAAATGCAAGACAACCATCTGGATCAGGGCAAGGCGGTGCGTGAGGTGGTGTCGAGTTGGATGGCTCGTGGGTTACAGCATGGACATCATACATAGTGGGTTTAATGCTCTGATGTCAAGAATGTTCCTTCTCAAATTACTTTTTGAATGCATGattctttattaaaaataaagtttGGATTTACTTGGTTCAATGACTGTGAAATTATTGAAAGGGAAGATTGCTCCACAGGAATCATTTTCAATACATTGAAGACTCTGATCAGTAGCACAAACGTTGTGGGGGTTCACTCCCACATGATCAAAACAAAAATTTATCCTGCACTTATGCATGCACTGTTATGCGACATCCTATGATCCAGAACGCGACATTGGGTAAGATGATGGTCTCtgcacagtggcaaaaccggTTTCCCACGTGTGCCCCTTTGCCGTGTCTTGAAAAAAACTAGCCCAGGGTGTATTTCACCTAGGACTACCGTTGAAAATATTGACTCATacatagaaaaattaaaataaaaaaaaaaagggagaaaaaagacaagacacaaaccccccccccccggtttgttcacattatttttttatcttttggtaaaCCAATAAAAGGTTGTCTCCAATGTCTCAAGTACAAAGCCAATGAATCCAACACGTTTTGTTTCAGATCACGTTGAAATGTCTTGTAAACAATCCACGCAGTGTCCAATTTTTTTTGGTAACTTTTGCCTTCCTTTCTCACAATTTGATAGAGTTGTGTTCGCCATTCacgttatttttaaaatttgaaatttcGATCAATCGTTAAAGTGCGCAGCGCTCTCCGCAAGATGATAACGGATGGTTTTTATTCGCGCCTTTTTTGAGAGCTGGAGACGATTTCGTGCATGCGCAGAAGAAGGAGTGCAATTTATCGATAGGGCATTAAGCACTAACAAAAATGGCGCCCAGCGGCAAGGGAGTGTTTTGGAGGGAAGCGGAGGTCGAGGCCATGCTGGAACTCCTCGAGAGAAGTGGAAAAGCGGAACGGGTGATGAAAAGCACCCATCTGCCTACTCGCCTGATCTTTCTCAGGCTATCAAGGCAGATGGGTGCCCGCGGTTTCACCCGTTCCGCGGAGCAATGCCGCTCAAAGTTTAAGCGGGTTAAGGGTGCCTTCTTCGACgccctggaggcctggcagggcaTTCCCCGCCAAAGCGCTCGCCCTGCACACTTCTCCACGATGCTCCGCCTCTGGGAGCAAGCCGGGAGACCGAGCTGGATCGCCCGCCGTCATTCTGgtaaggtgatttttttttaaaatttgcaaaaaaGACTCTTTGCATCATTGCTTCATTCCATAGTCCTGTCCCTCCCCAGAGGACCTAATCTGCaaagtgtccaacatgtgtctGGGGTGTCCttgagaataaaagaaaaaaaaataacatcgaATCGATATATCATTGCCTTTTCAAGTGTCACATTAGAGAACCCAATATCTCGTTTTGACTGCCTGACCCATTTGAACGATTAGTGGACGGTCTGGCCCCGgcccaattttttttctaataaagCGCTACTCGTAGTCAGACCTGCCTCACAAAGATTAAATCCTCAGGTGCATTGGCCATCCAGCTCAAGCACTCTTACATACACAAGGAGTGCCCAAGCATCTTCCACGCCCAAATGCTGCACCAAACAAAAGGTTCCTTTTTTCCTGtctacaaattaaaaaaaattgggtgggggggggtttgTTGCTGATCCAGTGATAGGAACCACTGTCCTTTTGTCCTTGGCTCATAAAGGGTCAGCAGTTAAGTGTTATATACTGGAATGAAAAAAATCATGTTTTATCACAGGGCCAGGAAAACCACTTAATGAGATGTCACTAGTTTATTCTAATTTTCTTGGTGGCTGCTGTAGCTTGCATAAACATAAAAAGTCATCTGAGCATCTCTgttctttgtttaattttttttttagtggttcATCGCAGCCAGGACGAGCGGCAAGCCTTGCCAGCAGAAGGGGAGACCAGCGGTGTCCAGGAGGACTACTCAGAAGAGTTGCCTGGCCCTGTTGATGTTGCCCAGGTTCAGACTCCCGCCACCTGTAAGCATGATGGAGTCGTGTGTGTCGAAAATCACAAATGACTTTATCTTTGTAATGTGGATTACCCAGACTAGAAACCctaaaaggggcatttaaaaggaTCACATCTGCACATTGACTGGTTCCCTCTCACATCATGTTGTTTTGTGGTGAACTGTTCCCTGTACAGTGGTGTGCTGTTAATCCGTGTCGCTTATCAATAAGCGTTGAGCACACCATCAAAAGAAAATCAGATGTTCAACCCACCAAAATTTTCCTTTTGGCATGGAAACTGCAGAATGAGCACAAACCTCTAAGCACAATCCGCATCCATGCCAAAGGATTGACATGCAATTCCATTTTGAACACCATGAAAAAAATTAAGGACAAGAACCCTTTTGCAAAGTAAGGCATATTCCCATTTGGACAACACTGCGCGCAATGTCTATGCAGAAGTCATAACTGAACAGCGTGtatttcccttttctttccaaGCTGATCCTGCTGAGGCACAGCCCCATTCATCCTCCACACAGCGGCATCCAACTGAACAGCACACGGTGGAGGATGTCTACCGCCTGCTTAACGGCCTGGAGGGGAGAATTGGAGGGACCAGTGAGTGTTTTTTTCACCTCCCTGTTCTGATCACACCTGAGGGTTGCGGGACATCACTCCACATTGCCGGTGATTCTCCAACACCACATTGTCCAGCACAATAACTGTACCTTGCATATCGCCACGGCACATGCTGACCATTTTTGGGGGGGTTTTGGAACACCTGCTGCTTTTGAAAGAAACAGCTAAATTCCACTATTGTTGTACTGATAAGGCCGGGCGAacacacccccacccacccaaaactCGAACCGTTCACTGATCCAGAGGTGCATTTCTTTTACCTCGAGGTCACCTAGAGGTCTCTGAAACATCAAAATTGCAATGTGTCATCTGTTGACGGAAAGGAAACATACTTTCTCTCTAACCGCCCGTTAGCAATAAAAGTTGTGGGTTGCATGGTGTGTGGGCCACCCCATGCTCCAACAGATGACAGCAAAGGAAGCGCTATCATGCATTCTTTTATTGAATCCCTGGAAATCTCAGTTTTGTTAAACATGACTGTTGTCTGTTGTTCTAGCAGCGATACACTTACTGGAAATGTGATGTGAGGGGCACATTAACATTCGCTTAACACTTCACTTGACACTGTTTTCACAGTTACCAAAATGATGGATAGGATGTCCTCGTTCGATGCCAGACTGACAAGGCTGAGCAGGAGAATGTCACGGATGGAGAGGCGGGAACGGCAGCGGGGACAGACCAACAGGGGTGCAACTCCAACAGAGGAGGGCGTTTAGTCGATTTTTGTTTGTGAGCCCCTTTTTTGTCCAGTCTGAGTTGTTGAATTTGGCCCTTTCCAGATCACTTTCTGAAATGTTAATAGTTGGTCCCATCATAGTTATAGGCAATTTTTAAGAAGCCTAACGTATCTTTCTTGTTGTGTGATGTTAGTTTGTGTGTTTGTTAATAAAAATTTATTCTGAGTTTAATAATCCGTTTGTGTGCCCCCATTCTTTCCAAAGGAAGGGCATTTGGAGTGATGTCTTACCACTGTGGCCGTCTTACAGGCATCTTTTTCCCAAGCCATCCTCAATGGACTTCAATTTGGAAAATTCCACACAAAACAACAATCCACAACATTGATCCACGATAGGTTCCTTGATCACATCACACCTCCCACACATTGATAAGGTGGATCTGCTAACATGACCCTTGTCTCAGCCGTGCTGATTGACATTCTCACGAGTAGCATCAGCTCACCTTTACGCTCCAAGACATACAAAAACCAAGGATTGTTATTTCAAAGTGAGTTATAAGGAGACAAAAAACGGTTCTCATTCCCCTTGTGGGTGACTATTGAAGATATTTAGTGTAGACCACCACCAAACCATGTTGACCGATGCTCCCCTTTATTTCTCCAGTGACGGTCAGTCATAGACAGAACAAGAGGAGGTGAGAATACAGAAAGATTGTCCTCAAGTTTGCAACATACAAacactttattttgggtttaacCAACAATGCTGAGTTCTTAGTTCGCCACATAAGTGATCATTGGGCTTTGGGTGGAATGTCAAGGCTGAAACTGCCAACAGTGGTTGTTGATCAGGGGCATTGACCGCAATCTTGTCTAATAGATTTGCATCACTCATCGCTATTATTCAGACATGGGCAATCACTTGATACTAACTGTTAGAAATGCTTTCCCTGACAGTGGATGGTTAACACAACACACAACATAACATGAAAGAGGGCTCTGTAAACAATTCTACAACGTCAACCTCTCCCGGGCCTTTCCCACACAGGAACGCTTAGCACCGGCTGCTCTGACAATTGATGGCTGTGATTCAGGAATTCTGAGTGCCATGTCAGAGGGATTGACCGTCTGCTTTTGCTGAACCATCAATTCCCCAAGCGTTTGCAGTGTGCCGACTGCAGCCCTCATTATATCAAGGTTTTCCCTCCATGCCTCCCTCAaatcattcctttccctccttgcttcCTCCAGAAAATCCATTTGTACCCGCTTATCCTCCTCCAACCACCTCATATTTTCCTGTCTTTCTGCTCTCCATTCCTTAAGCTGCTCTCGGTGCAAAGTCCTGTTTTGGCTGAGCATTTGGTCCGCCACACCATAAAGAGCGGCATTTTTTCGTTTTCTGTTTCTGATTTTTGAAAGACGTGTTCCTGGTGAGAGCTCTGCTGGTTCTAATGCTGGAGATCCTGCGCGTTCTGTGAATGAAAACATTGATTTTTGGTAGAAGTGAGACAAACATAACTCATACTGTGGCGGAAATCAATTCATGAAAATCTTATCAGGATCAGAGACAGAAAATGCAGAGTGAATTACCAATTGTTGATTCCTTGGGCGAGGTAGGGGACCCCCGCACACCAATCCAATCTTCCTGTGCATCGTTGCAAGGCGCCATGTTTTCTGAGGAGACCACAAAAAAATGAGAGTCAGTTTGGAATCACACATAGAGATGCAGTTAGCCAGGTTTTAGTTGACATCCTGACATCCTTGTTTTCCAATGGGGGGGCCAATAGATGAAATGTCTTGTTGAATGCCATTCAAACTTCGGTGGGGGAAAGCTCTGTTTCCGCAGCAAAGCGCAAGATGATCGGCAGCATTTCATTGAGATCTCCATGTTCCAGCTGAGTTGTCACCCTGGAACAGATGTGCCACCAGGACTGATTTCACACATGATATGCACTTAAGAAACTGATAATCATTACCATTTTCAAGTAAAAAGACAGCGCCTGTCCTTGGACAGCAATATCGGGTGGTAATTTGCAGTACTAATCAGCGCATTTCACACCACCAAACAGCAACCACCTTGTCTATTCAGGAACCCTGTCCTGGCCATTCTTGGGCAAGATTATTAAAAAAAAGGGCAGAGAATGACATAGGGGTTAGCAAAAATTGTCAGGATTGGCATGATGATGAAAGCATAGTTTTCAGTCATCCCTCGGATGGCTAACCATTCATGGACACATCTTGCCATAAAAATTTCAAAGAGTCAGTTTGCCGGGCACACAGGACATGGGACCTGTCGGTGAAGCTGATACAAATCACGTTCTGTCTATCTCCACTCAAACTTAACCCTTGTAGTCCAGATTAGTAttgcaaggaggaaaaggagacCGCTCCTTGATCAAGGGAATGGCGACGTGCACTAGTGGCACACAAACATCTTTCCTAGCCCTTCACAGTCACTGATGGTCGTTTCCGGTGTGCTGCAATTAGACATGAATGAGGGGCCCTTGCATCATTGCCTTGCTCTCCCATACACGACTGAATGTTTTGTTACCCATTTCAAAATCTCGATGCGTGAGAAGATGCAATGTGCAAACTGTGGCATGTGTTGCATTGTCAAGCCCACTAATCTCACCTTTGTCTGCCAGTCCATCAACTGTGCTGTCCAGGTCACAGTCGGTTCCCTCTTCTGTGGACACGGAGGATTGAACTGTGGATTGGGATAAGAATAAATTGTCACAGTCCAGTAACATTTATTGCTGGGTCAATCAACAACACAGTAGGCGGTGACCATGACGAAGGCACGCACACCCCTTGTTACCTCTTGGAGCAGGTGTGGAGCTTCGTATGTGATCGTAGTCCACGGTTACAAGGTCATGAGAGAAGAGTTCTTCTGAACCGTCTGATGGGATCAACTCTGGGCGACTTGGAAGCTCCTTAACCGCAATGTTCAAGCTTCGAGCTATGCGCTTTGGCTTAACGCTTGCGTCCCCACGCAGGATGCTGTGCAACTCCCTGTAGTAAGCGCATGTTGTTGGGGAATTACCCGATGTGCCATTATGAGCCACGACCCTTTTATACTCCAAGCGCATGCTCTTGGTTTTGTTGCGGCACTCCTGAGCGGATCTGTTGTGTCCACGTACAGCCATTTGTGAGGCAATCTTATGATAGCAGTCAATATTTCTATGCGACCTGCGCAAGGCCTCCTGAACCTTATCCTCGCCCCACAAGTCCAAAAGATCTAATATTTCTCGTTCACGCCAAGTGGCGGAACGGGCAGTGGAGGATGCATCTGCTGACATGTTTGGGGTCTCCCTCTCTGATATTTTCAACCCACCTTGAGACACTGTGGACATCAAATGGCTCTATTGAAGGGGTCGAGTGATCATTGATTGCTGCACACCGCTCGAATGTCGCCTGCTCAGTAGCTCCGAACATGCGCAAACCGTTCTTTCCGACCGTTACATTTCGCGCCTAATTTTTTTCCACGGTTGAAATTGTCGACATATCGATGAATCAGGTAAACGTAAAAGGAACGGTTGGGGCAACATTGGCGGTGTGTGAGATTAAAGGATACTAGAGTTTGCTGTTCAATGAAGCACGGATTGAACATCAAAGGCAGTCATCACCTTTACCAAAAATCGATCATCGTGATGTTTATGTTTCGATCTATATATTTATGGTTGCTTTGATTTCTCGTCATAACGGAAATcttgaaaaaaaaagtaaaaaaaaaaagggggtggtGATAGAGTGAAAGTTTGAGCAGGCGTCTTGGGAAGGATTTTTTCCCGagctggaatttctttttcattttcggGATACTGTCGACTCGTGGCTGCGGAGCAGCGATATAAgttgttaaataaaaaaaaaacatataaaacaaGTGATTTACTTACA
Coding sequences:
- the LOC129332933 gene encoding uncharacterized protein LOC129332933; protein product: MSTVSQGGLKISERETPNMSADASSTARSATWREREILDLLDLWGEDKVQEALRRSHRNIDCYHKIASQMAVRGHNRSAQECRNKTKSMRLEYKRVVAHNGTSGNSPTTCAYYRELHSILRGDASVKPKRIARSLNIAVKELPSRPELIPSDGSEELFSHDLVTVDYDHIRSSTPAPRVQSSVSTEEGTDCDLDSTVDGLADKENMAPCNDAQEDWIGVRGSPTSPKESTIERAGSPALEPAELSPGTRLSKIRNRKRKNAALYGVADQMLSQNRTLHREQLKEWRAERQENMRWLEEDKRVQMDFLEEARRERNDLREAWRENLDIMRAAVGTLQTLGELMVQQKQTVNPSDMALRIPESQPSIVRAAGAKRSCVGKARERLTL